The following are from one region of the Myxococcota bacterium genome:
- a CDS encoding MlrC C-terminal domain-containing protein: RLRIGRVDVLVSSRSQQVFDPEVFRMHGIDVRRAKLVALKSAQHFRAGFEPIAAGIVTADAPGLTSLRLESFPRTRTRRPIWPLDAGAEYPERPPAP, from the coding sequence GCGGCTGCGCATCGGCCGCGTCGACGTGCTGGTCTCGTCGCGCAGCCAGCAGGTGTTCGACCCCGAGGTGTTCCGCATGCACGGCATCGACGTGCGCCGGGCCAAGCTCGTCGCGCTGAAGTCGGCGCAGCACTTCCGCGCGGGCTTCGAGCCGATCGCCGCCGGCATCGTGACTGCCGACGCGCCGGGACTCACGAGCTTGCGGCTCGAGAGCTTCCCGCGCACGCGCACGCGCCGGCCGATCTGGCCGCTCGACGCCGGGGCGGAGTATCCCGAACGCCCGCCGGCGCCGTGA
- a CDS encoding protein kinase, with the protein MRSSLGIACLALALAGAPRLASAQEAAPDGTPPARQAALVAGSVPEPFGAVQRGLVERVRRRLTAAGVSAIALANEAGRVSPDGACARAAERAPAATSELVFVDLRPRPAGVDLALRVYGRSGCAWLSAARAHGTATQLGVAIDTVTARVAPALGGDASALGPGPAAGVEQLSAESRALEALDQNELARAWRALDGDDSSVAGELRARIETRAAGTDVPAAERVRLRVARGEETSSDLATKKVLTDAARALEGGEPIDARVALAAGEIRLARGETDVARPYLERAVALAPQSPEAQLAYARDLALLGDEAHAESAFQRAAELDPRSDRAFDELAQLEAHDPPRAARLLEQAGARAEAALDLHRAVSHYERARQADARSGAAGRERLARLYARLGEAEQARGTWKEALDTGGPTPARLLGAAEAASALGDSAAAESALRQAIQLDASAPGAARELGALYREAGRNDDARPLLERALALDAHDSAGKLELARLDAGTGHGDQALQLLEAVELARGTDSEALALRAELLRASGDTAGARAALTRAVELDPIEPALRLALADSAEAAGDSESAGAERQRAELLAEGGGSTSSEGAPASPAADLAGVNERLLGLMSPFPALRAETGRVLFAGVRDTVDAKHRVLELLRPHAPDLARLEGELRRVVESRYGALSPAETAKALENPATSEALDKLYRFDGSAESVNMSSVVELNLALGTDALYLARLQREPLARFGNACSGDAHWRLELRQLAGRFGSRSAIHSTWVCLAPELDGYWTWNWPAFALYAFAALVIAAIVIRGWGSVSVVVELPPQTRALFSISVSRRQRKTAQTKSLKSREKAKWRIEDGLRSLNRFERPLREGQPTEFHWIPARRRQYYVTVRGPLIHATTNELIGDFLEEQLVRVLRGKRITVKFDMRPKEASLEVRVTGLPKGVTHAGIALRGNPRSLRYVSDAAVFLYLKPGRHTLLVGAGERLCERELEVRSCDPIHLLLDAAREPGLLFEGSAAAVAAYLEGDVARAANELERAGATQAASKLRADLLKARGDLAGASQALETAGDLRGAAELRADGEDPAGSAALFEAAEQWDKAGDAHRAAGDPASAARAYERAGDLESAIACCKETDDAEQLLALYEKHGSHFEAGQLAASQRQVTRAIHNLAQVTPADESYGAACRQLIELHIERNQLPQALERLDTLLDAQGDASSALPLWSVKAELLERLGREDDALEAWETIEARAPKFRAAAERAAALRARREAAASPAPTPTPAASAPAPTPPADSRYEILEELGRGAMGVVFKARDKHLGRTVALKRLTESLRGHPTAVAFFEREARAAAALNHPNIVTVYDAGNESGQYFITMEFLQGTTLDTILRARGAMAAPIAAAIGMQVCAGLHYAHQNRVIHRDIKTANLFYTRERTVKIMDFGLAKVVEEARKGATVIGGTPFYMAPEQAAGEAVDHRADLYALGVTLFELLTKSVPFRAGDVTFHHRNTAAPDPRERVAEIPAAMAELVLRLMAKRPADRPQSAA; encoded by the coding sequence ATGCGCAGCTCCCTGGGCATCGCCTGTCTCGCGCTCGCCCTCGCGGGCGCGCCGCGGCTCGCGTCTGCACAGGAAGCCGCGCCGGACGGGACGCCGCCCGCGCGCCAGGCGGCGCTGGTCGCCGGCAGCGTGCCCGAGCCCTTCGGAGCGGTGCAGCGCGGGCTGGTCGAGCGCGTGCGGCGCCGGCTGACCGCGGCGGGTGTCTCGGCGATCGCGCTCGCGAACGAAGCGGGCAGAGTCTCTCCCGACGGCGCGTGTGCGCGCGCGGCGGAGCGCGCGCCCGCGGCCACGAGCGAGCTGGTGTTCGTCGACCTGCGCCCCCGGCCCGCGGGCGTGGACCTGGCGCTGCGCGTGTACGGGCGCAGCGGCTGCGCGTGGCTCAGCGCGGCACGGGCCCACGGCACGGCGACACAGCTCGGTGTCGCGATCGACACGGTGACCGCGCGCGTCGCCCCGGCGCTCGGCGGCGACGCCAGCGCGCTCGGTCCCGGTCCCGCCGCGGGCGTCGAGCAGCTCTCGGCCGAGAGCCGCGCGCTCGAGGCGCTCGACCAGAACGAGCTGGCGCGCGCCTGGCGCGCGCTCGACGGCGATGACTCGAGCGTCGCCGGCGAGCTGCGCGCCCGCATCGAGACACGCGCCGCAGGGACCGACGTCCCGGCCGCGGAACGCGTGCGGCTGCGCGTGGCGCGCGGCGAGGAGACCTCGAGCGACCTCGCCACGAAGAAGGTGCTCACCGATGCCGCGCGCGCGCTCGAAGGCGGCGAGCCGATCGACGCGCGCGTGGCGCTGGCGGCGGGTGAGATCCGGCTCGCGCGCGGTGAGACCGACGTGGCACGCCCGTATCTCGAGCGGGCCGTGGCGCTCGCGCCCCAGAGCCCCGAGGCGCAGCTCGCCTACGCGCGCGACCTGGCGCTCCTGGGCGACGAGGCGCACGCGGAGAGCGCGTTCCAGCGCGCCGCCGAGCTCGATCCCCGCTCCGACCGCGCCTTCGACGAGCTGGCGCAGCTTGAAGCGCACGACCCGCCGCGCGCGGCCCGGCTCTTGGAGCAGGCCGGCGCGCGCGCCGAGGCGGCGCTGGACCTGCACCGTGCGGTGTCGCACTACGAACGCGCCCGGCAGGCCGATGCCCGCTCCGGCGCGGCGGGCCGCGAGCGCCTTGCGCGGCTCTACGCGCGGCTCGGCGAGGCCGAGCAGGCGCGCGGTACCTGGAAGGAGGCGCTCGACACCGGCGGTCCCACGCCGGCTCGCCTGCTCGGCGCGGCCGAGGCGGCGTCGGCGCTCGGTGACTCCGCGGCGGCCGAGAGCGCGCTGCGGCAGGCGATCCAGCTCGACGCCTCCGCGCCCGGCGCGGCGCGCGAGCTCGGCGCGCTCTACCGCGAGGCGGGCCGCAACGACGACGCGCGGCCGCTGCTGGAACGCGCGCTCGCGCTCGACGCCCACGACTCCGCCGGGAAGCTCGAGCTCGCGCGGCTCGACGCCGGCACCGGCCACGGCGATCAGGCCCTGCAGCTGCTCGAGGCGGTGGAGCTCGCGCGCGGCACCGACTCGGAAGCGCTCGCGCTGCGCGCCGAGCTGCTGCGCGCCTCGGGAGACACGGCCGGCGCCCGCGCGGCACTCACGCGCGCGGTCGAGCTCGACCCGATCGAGCCCGCGCTCCGCCTCGCGCTGGCCGATTCGGCCGAGGCCGCGGGCGACAGCGAGTCCGCCGGCGCCGAGCGCCAGCGCGCGGAGCTCCTGGCCGAGGGCGGCGGGTCCACGTCCTCCGAGGGAGCGCCCGCGAGCCCGGCCGCTGACCTCGCCGGCGTGAACGAGCGCTTGCTCGGGCTGATGTCGCCCTTCCCGGCGCTGCGCGCGGAGACGGGCCGCGTGTTGTTCGCGGGCGTGCGGGACACGGTCGACGCAAAGCACCGCGTGCTCGAGCTGCTCCGGCCGCACGCCCCCGACCTCGCGAGGCTCGAGGGCGAGCTCCGGCGCGTGGTGGAGTCGCGCTACGGGGCCCTGTCACCGGCCGAGACGGCGAAGGCGCTCGAGAACCCGGCCACCAGCGAGGCGCTCGACAAGCTGTACCGCTTCGACGGGTCGGCCGAGTCCGTGAACATGAGCTCGGTGGTCGAGCTCAACCTCGCGCTGGGCACCGACGCGCTGTATCTCGCGCGCCTGCAGCGCGAGCCGCTGGCCCGGTTCGGCAACGCCTGCAGCGGCGACGCGCACTGGCGGCTCGAGCTGCGCCAGCTCGCCGGCCGCTTCGGCTCGCGCTCCGCCATTCACTCGACCTGGGTGTGTCTCGCGCCGGAGCTCGACGGCTACTGGACCTGGAACTGGCCCGCGTTCGCGCTCTACGCCTTCGCCGCGCTGGTCATCGCGGCGATCGTGATTCGCGGCTGGGGCAGCGTGTCGGTCGTGGTCGAGCTTCCGCCCCAGACCCGCGCGCTGTTCAGCATCAGCGTCTCGCGCCGCCAGCGCAAGACCGCGCAGACCAAGTCACTCAAGAGCCGCGAGAAGGCCAAGTGGCGCATCGAGGACGGCTTGCGCAGCCTGAACCGCTTCGAGCGGCCGCTGCGCGAGGGGCAGCCGACCGAGTTCCACTGGATCCCCGCGCGCCGGCGCCAGTACTACGTGACCGTGCGCGGGCCGCTGATCCACGCGACCACGAACGAGCTGATCGGCGACTTCCTCGAAGAGCAGCTCGTGCGCGTGCTGCGTGGCAAACGCATCACGGTGAAGTTCGACATGCGGCCCAAGGAGGCCTCGCTCGAGGTACGAGTGACCGGACTGCCCAAGGGCGTGACTCATGCCGGGATCGCGCTGCGCGGGAACCCGCGCTCGCTGCGCTACGTGAGCGACGCAGCGGTCTTCCTCTATCTCAAGCCGGGCCGCCACACGCTGCTGGTCGGCGCCGGCGAACGGCTGTGCGAGCGCGAGCTCGAGGTGCGCTCGTGTGACCCGATCCACCTCCTGCTCGACGCCGCGCGCGAGCCGGGCCTTTTGTTCGAGGGCTCGGCCGCCGCGGTGGCGGCGTATCTCGAGGGCGACGTGGCGCGCGCGGCCAACGAGCTGGAACGCGCGGGCGCGACGCAGGCCGCGAGCAAGCTGCGCGCCGACCTCTTGAAGGCGCGCGGCGACCTGGCGGGCGCGTCGCAGGCGCTCGAGACCGCGGGCGACCTGCGCGGCGCGGCGGAGCTGCGCGCCGACGGCGAGGACCCCGCGGGCAGCGCAGCGCTGTTCGAGGCCGCCGAGCAGTGGGACAAGGCCGGCGACGCGCACCGCGCGGCCGGTGACCCGGCGTCCGCCGCGCGCGCCTACGAGCGCGCGGGCGATCTCGAGTCCGCGATCGCGTGCTGCAAAGAGACCGACGACGCCGAGCAGCTGCTCGCGCTCTACGAGAAGCACGGCAGTCACTTCGAGGCCGGCCAGCTCGCGGCGTCGCAGCGCCAGGTCACGCGCGCGATCCACAACCTCGCGCAGGTCACTCCGGCCGACGAGAGCTACGGCGCCGCTTGCCGGCAGCTGATCGAGCTGCACATCGAGCGCAACCAGCTGCCCCAGGCGCTCGAGCGGCTCGACACGCTGCTCGACGCACAGGGCGACGCCTCGTCGGCGCTGCCGCTCTGGTCGGTGAAGGCCGAGCTGCTGGAGCGGCTGGGCCGCGAGGACGATGCGCTCGAGGCCTGGGAGACGATCGAGGCGCGCGCGCCCAAGTTCCGCGCTGCGGCCGAGCGCGCGGCGGCGCTGCGCGCCAGACGCGAGGCTGCGGCCAGCCCGGCCCCCACGCCCACGCCCGCTGCCAGCGCGCCTGCGCCCACCCCCCCCGCCGACAGCCGCTACGAGATCCTGGAGGAGCTCGGGCGCGGCGCGATGGGCGTGGTGTTCAAGGCGCGCGACAAACACCTGGGCCGCACCGTGGCCCTGAAGCGACTCACGGAGAGCCTGCGCGGTCACCCGACCGCGGTCGCGTTCTTCGAGCGCGAGGCGCGCGCCGCTGCCGCGCTGAATCACCCCAACATCGTGACCGTGTACGACGCGGGCAACGAGTCGGGTCAGTACTTCATCACCATGGAGTTCCTGCAGGGCACCACGCTCGACACGATCCTGCGGGCGCGCGGCGCGATGGCGGCGCCGATCGCCGCGGCGATCGGCATGCAGGTCTGCGCGGGGCTGCACTACGCGCACCAGAACCGCGTGATCCACCGAGACATCAAGACCGCGAACCTCTTCTACACGCGCGAGCGCACCGTGAAGATCATGGACTTCGGCCTGGCCAAGGTCGTGGAGGAGGCGCGCAAGGGCGCCACGGTGATCGGCGGCACGCCCTTCTACATGGCGCCCGAGCAGGCGGCCGGCGAAGCGGTCGACCACCGCGCGGACCTGTACGCGCTGGGAGTCACTCTGTTCGAGCTCCTGACCAAGAGCGTGCCGTTCCGGGCGGGCGACGTGACCTTCCACCACCGCAACACGGCCGCGCCCGACCCGCGCGAGCGCGTGGCCGAGATTCCCGCGGCCATGGCCGAGCTCGTGCTCCGGCTCATGGCCAAGCGGCCGGCTGACCGGCCGCAGAGCGCCGCCG
- a CDS encoding GNAT family N-acetyltransferase, with translation MTRLDRAGLEACAGEYDAAVDADPAVDGFCTRTDWVLSFHDAFHPGGELVAARRGSSFVALAARGPVLEPLEAMWGFASPLVGADSLELLCELLAERRRHELLYLAGLPPRDPRTRALILRLDATHALSVVTTTERFVARLDELEGYLARRSAKFRAGARAALRRVRAAGIGFEAVSCLSPAEAEAAYARVLAVERRSWKTATGNGVERGPMREFYAGMYPRLAARGALRLLFARHGGEDVGYLAGGIAGTTFRGLQFSFDERLRALGLGNALQLEQIARLSGSGVTAYDLGAQSAYKARWAEGRRLTVGVLARPR, from the coding sequence GTGACCCGGCTCGACCGCGCCGGGCTGGAGGCGTGCGCCGGCGAGTACGATGCCGCGGTCGACGCCGACCCGGCCGTCGACGGCTTCTGCACGCGCACTGACTGGGTCCTGTCGTTCCACGACGCCTTCCATCCCGGGGGCGAGCTCGTAGCCGCGCGGCGGGGCAGCTCTTTCGTCGCGCTGGCCGCGCGCGGGCCGGTGCTCGAGCCGCTCGAAGCGATGTGGGGCTTCGCGTCGCCGCTGGTCGGCGCCGATTCGCTCGAGCTCTTGTGCGAGCTGCTTGCCGAACGGCGGCGGCACGAGCTGCTGTATCTCGCCGGGCTGCCGCCTCGCGATCCGCGCACGCGCGCCCTGATCTTGCGCCTCGACGCGACTCACGCGCTGTCGGTGGTCACGACTACCGAGCGCTTCGTGGCCCGGCTCGACGAGCTGGAGGGCTATCTCGCGCGGCGCAGCGCGAAGTTCCGCGCGGGCGCGCGCGCTGCGCTGCGCCGGGTGCGCGCGGCCGGGATCGGCTTCGAGGCAGTCTCGTGCCTCTCGCCGGCCGAGGCCGAGGCCGCCTATGCCCGTGTGCTCGCGGTCGAGCGGCGCAGCTGGAAGACCGCGACCGGCAACGGCGTCGAGCGCGGCCCGATGCGCGAGTTCTACGCGGGCATGTACCCGCGGCTGGCCGCACGCGGGGCTCTGCGCCTGCTGTTCGCCAGGCACGGTGGAGAGGACGTGGGGTATCTCGCGGGCGGGATCGCCGGCACGACCTTCCGCGGGCTGCAGTTCAGCTTCGACGAGCGACTGCGCGCGCTCGGCCTGGGCAATGCCCTGCAGCTCGAGCAGATCGCGCGGCTCTCCGGCAGCGGAGTCACTGCCTACGACCTCGGCGCGCAGTCCGCCTACAAGGCGCGCTGGGCCGAGGGCCGGCGGCTCACCGTCGGGGTCCTGGCCCGTCCCAGGTGA